CACTCCGCGCGGTGGCGGCACGACCACGACCTGGCCGGCCGGCGGGTCGCCGTCATCGGCACCGGGGCGTCGGCGATCCAGTTCGTGCCGAAGATCCAGCCGGTCGTGGGGTCGCTCACCGTCTTCCAGCGTACGCCGCCGTGGATCATGGGACGGATGTCGCGGCCGATCAGCCGGGCCGAGCACGCGGTCTATCGCCGGGTGCCGGGTGCCCAGCGGCTGGTGCGGACGGCGATCTACTGGGTGCGGGACGCCTCCGCGCTCGGCTTCCTGCACCCGAGGATCAACCGGCTGGGCCAGAAGCTCGCCGAGGGCCACCTCCGGCGCCAGGTCGGCGATCCCGAGCTGCGCGCCAAGCTCACCCCGACCTATGTCATGGGCTGCAAGCGGGTGCTCCTCTCCAACGACTACCTGCCCGCGCTGACACAGTCCAATGTCGACGTCGTCACCGAGTCGATCCGCGAGGTCCGCCCCGGTGGCATCGTCACGGTGGACGGCGTGGAGCACGAGGCCGACACGATCATCTTCGGGACCGGGTTCCACGTCACCGATTCGCCGGTGATGCAGCGGATCCGGGGGCGCGATGGGCGTACCCTCGCGGAGACCTGGACCCCGACGATGCGCGCCTATAACGGCACCGCGGTGGCGGGGTTCCCCAACCTCTTCTTCCTGCTGGGACCCAACACCGGGCTCGGGCACACCTCCGTGGTGCTGATGGCGGAGAGCCAGGTCGCCCACGTGCTCGCCGCGCTCGACCACATGCGGCGCAACGGCATCGCCGCGATCGAGCCGACCGAGCAGGCGCAGCGCCGCTACGTCGAGCGCATCGACGCCCGGATGGCCGGCACGGTCTGGGCGACGGGTGGCTGCCAGAGCTGGTACCTCGACTCCACCGGCCGCAACTCCACCCTGTGGCCGGGCTTCGCCACCGGGTTCCGCCTGCGGCTGCGCCGCTTCCGGGCCGCGGACTACGCCGCCGTCCGCCTCCAGCAGGGAGCACCGCTGTGAATCTCTCCGGCAAGACCGTCTTCATCACCGGCGCGGCCCGCGGGATCGGCGCCGAGGTGGCCCGGCTCGCCGCGGCACAGGGCGCCACGGTCGCCGTGGCCGGGCTGGAGCCGGCGAAGCTGAGCGCGCTCGCCGGGGAGATCGGCGGCCTCTGGTTCGACTGCGACGTCACCGATTCGGCGGGCTTGGAACGCGCGGTCGCCGCGACCGTCACCGCGACGGGCCGCATCGACGTGGTCCTCGCCAACGCGGGCATCGCCAACATCGGCACCGTTGCGATCAGCCCGGTCGACGCGCTGGTCCGGACCCTCGATGTCAACCTCGCCGGGGTCTTCCGGACCGTCCACGCGACCCTGCCGCACCTGCGCGAGAGCCGGGGCCACTTCCTGCTCGTCTCGTCGGTGGCGGCGTTCACCGCGCTGCCCGGGATGGCCGCCTACGCCGCGTCGAAGGCGGGAGTGGAGCAGCTCGGCAACGTGCTGCGGCTGGAGACGGCGCACCTCGGCATCACCGTCGGCACCGCGCACCCGATCTGGATCGACACCGACATGGTCCGCGACTTCGAGGCCGACCTGCCGTCGTTCCGGGCGGCGAAGCAGCGGATGCCCTGGCCGCTGGGGACCACGGTGACGGTGCAGAAGTGCGCGCGGCTCCTCGTCCGGGGGATCGAGAAGCGTAAACGCAAGGTCTACGTACCCGGGTCGATCGCGGTGGTCCAGGCGCTGCGGACCGTGGTGCTCAGCGCCTTCGCCGACGCCGTGATCCGTTCCGGCGGCCGGGATCTCGTCCCGCGGATGGAGGCGGAGGTCCGCGCCCTGGGCCGGGACTTCGGCGCGCACGCGGTCGGCACGGCCCGGCCGGAGGCGACCCCGTGACGATCGCCTTCGACCGGCGCGGCAGCGGGCCGCCGCTGGTGCTGATCCACGGCATCGGCCACCGCTGGCAGGCCTGGCAGCCGGTCCTCGACCGACTCGCCGAGCACCACGACGTCGTCGCCATCGACCTGCCGGGCTTCGGCGCGTCGCCGGTCCCGGTCGGCGGCATGCCGCACGGGATGGCCGCGACGGTCGCCGCCGTCGGGGAGGTCTTCGCCGACCTGGGGCTGGACCGCCCGCACGTGGCGGGCAACAGTCTCGGCGGCGCGATCAGCCTCGAACTCGCGGCGGACGGGCTCGCCGCCTCGGCGACGGCGCTCTCCCCGGCCGGGTTCTTCACCGAGGCCGAGCGCCGCCGCGCCCTGCGCATCCTGTCCCGGATGCGGTGGAGCACCTTCGCGCCGGGCGTGATGATGCGGCCGTTCCTGCGGTCGCCACGGGGGAGGGCGGTCTCCTTCGGCCCGATCGTGGCCCTGCCGGGGCAGCTCGAGCACGACCGGGCGGTCGGCGACGCGCTCGCGATGCGGCGCGGCAAGGGCTTCCGCGCGGTGGTCCGGGCCTCCGCCGGGTACGCCTACGCGGGCACCCCGGCCTGCCCGGTCACGGTGGGGTGGGGTGAGCGGGACCACATCTTCGGCGTACACCAGCTGGACCGGGCCCGGGAGCGCCTGCCGCAGGCCCGCCACGAGCGCCTGCCCGGCTGCGGGCACGTGCCGATGAGCGACGATCCGGCGGCGGTGGCGCGTTTGATCCTCACCACAACGGGCGCCGTTTCGGCGTAAACCGCTGGCGCCGCGCGGAGCAGCCGGGATACGGTCGAGGGGATGTGAGCCACTGACACCCGCTCCACGCCCGCGACCGAGGCCCTGCCCGGCGGGCGTTTCGCCTCGTGTCCCCGGTGGTGCCGCATGTCCCAAGCCCTGCTCGCCCATGATCTCGTCCGCACCCTCGGCACCCGCCGCGTGCTCGACGGGGTCTCCCTCACCGCCGCACCCGGCCGCCGCATCGGCCTGATCGGGGAGAACGGTGTCGGCAAGTCCACGCTGCTGCGGCTGCTCGCCGGGGCCGACGAACCGGACTCCGGCACCGTCGTGCGCCCGGCCGACCTCGGCTACCTGCACCAGGAGCTGCCCTTCGAGCCGAGCCGGACCATCGCCGACGTCCTCGACGACGCCCTGCGCGAGGCGCGGGAGGACCTCGCCGAGCTGGACCGGCTGACGGGTGCGATCGCCGTGTCGGCCGACGACCCGGCGCTGCTCGACGCCTATGCCGAGCGGCTCGACCGGGCCGAGGAGCACGCCGCCTGGGACGCCGACCGCCGCGCCGGGCTGGTCCTCGCCGGGCTCGGTCTCGGCCGGCTCGCGCACGACCGCACGGTGGGCTCCCTCTCCGGCGGTCAGCGGGGCCGCCTGGCCCTCGCCGCGCTGCTCATCCGCCGACCCGCCGCCCTGCTGCTCGACGAGCCGACCAACCACCTCGACGACGAGGCGGCCGCGTTCCTGGAGGGCCAGCTCCGCGGCCTGCCCGGTGTCGTGGTGCTGGCGAGCCACGATCGGGCGTTCCTCGACGCCGTCTGCACCGACCTGGTCGACCTGGACCCGTCGATCGACGGTCCGACCCGCTTCGGCGGCGGCTACAGCGACTACCTCGCCGAGAAGCGGGCGGAGCGGCAGCGCTGGGAGCGCCGTTTCGCCGAGGAGCAGGAAGAGCTGGCCGAACTCCGGCAGGCGGTGGCCGTGACGGCGCACCGGGTCGCGCCCGGCCGGGGACCGCGCGACAACGAGAAGATGGGGTTCGGCCACACCAGCGGGCGGGTGCAGAACCAGATCTCCCGCCGGGTCCGCAACGCCGACCGCCGGCTCGACGAACTCTCCCGGGACCAGGTCCGCAAGCCACCGGAGCCGCTGCGCTTCCGGGGCCTGGCACCGGTCGCCGCCGCCGCCGATGGCGTGCTGCTCGCGCTGCGGGAGGTCCGGGTGCCGGGCCGCCTCACCCTCGACCGGCTCGACATCGCCGCCACGGACCGGCTGCTCATCACGGGTGCCAACGGCGCGGGCAAGTCGACGCTGCTCGCGGTGCTCGCCGGTGAGCTCGCCGCCGCGGGCGAGGTGGTGCGGCGGCGCGGGCTCCGGGTCGGCCTGCTGGCCCAGGACACCGTCTTCGACCGGCCGGACCGCACGGTGCGGGAGACCTACGCGACCGTGCTCGGCCCCGAACGCGCCGAGGCGGTGCCGCTCACCTCGCTCGGCCTCGTCGCACCCCGGGACCTGGGCCGTCCGGTCGGCGAGCTCTCGGTCGGGCAGCGGCGGCGGCTCGCCCTGGCCCTGCTCGTCGCCGAACCGCCCGACCTGCTGCTGCTCGACGAGCCGACCAACCACCTCTCGCCCCGCCTCGCCGACGAACTGGAGGAGGCGCTCGGCTCCGGTCCCGGCGCGGTGGTGGTCGCCAGCCACGACCGCTGGCTGCGATCGCGCTGGTCGGGGCGGACGGTGGAGCTGCGGGCCGACAGCCCCGTCGGCGGGTAGCTGCTGGACACGCCACGACACCGCGGCTGAGGCCGGGACCGACTCTGGCGCCGATAGCACCGACTCTTGAAGAGCCGATAGCACCGACTCTTGAAGAGCCGATAGCACCAACTCTTGAAGAGTTGCGGCGATCTTGGCGACGGGACGGGTCGGGGTGGCTGTCGGCGGCTGGGTGGGTCAGCCCGCGTGCACCGGCAGGAACGCGCTGATCGCGGCGCGCAGCCCGGCCGGGTCCAGCCCGTGCAGGCGGGCGTGGTCGTCGGGCGTGCCGTAGCGGCGGAGCTCCTCGTGGCGTACCCCCAGGGCGAGTGTCCGATGTGGAGCAGCGGCCAGCGCGCGTGCCACCTGGGGCACCGACGTGCCCGCGAGGTAGGGCTCGACCAGCACGATCTCGGCCGACGCGGCCCCCACGGCGGCGCGCAGCCCGGCGTCGTCGAAGGGCCGGACCGTGCTCGCGTAGAGCACCGTCACGTCGAGGCCCTCGGTCGCGGCGAGCACCGGGTCGAGCATCGGCCCGACCGCGAGCACCACCGCCGCCCGCCCGGTCCGCACGGTCGCGAAGCGCCCCGGCGCCACCGGCCGCGCGGCGGCGTTGACCTGCGTCGAGAGCCGCAGGTAAACGCGCGAGTCGCCGTCGGCCGCCGCGTGCCGCAGCAGCGCCTCGGCCTCATCGGCATGTCCCGGCACGTGCACGGTCCAGCCCGGCAGCGTGTCCAGCAGCGCGACATCCCCCGGCGATTGATGGGTACGCCCACCGGCCGCCACGTCGTAGGAGGCGCCCACCCCGACCAGCACCGCGCCGACGTCGAGGTGATTGAGATCGAGCTTGATCTGCTCGAAGGGCCGTTCGATGAGGAAGCTGCTGATCGTGTGCACGATCGGGCGCAGCCCGGTCAGCGCCAGCCCACCGGCGGCGCTGATCAGCAGCTGCTCCCGGATGCCCACGTTGATGACGCGGTCGGGGTGCCGGGCCGCGACGGGTTCGAAGGCGGCGGCGGTGATCTCGGCGAGCACGACGGCGAGCCGGGGATCGTGGTCGAGCAGGTCGGCGGTGGTCTCGACGAATCGGTTCCGCATGACGGTTCCCTACTTCTTGGACTCGACGTGCGCGACGACGACGAGCGGCTGCCCGCCGTGCTCCCTGGTGTAGGCCGCCGCCAACAACCCGTGGTCCCGGCCGTCGACCTCCTCGGCCGCCCAGCCCTCCACGACGAAACGGGCGGCGATGCCGCCGGGCCAGCCGTGCGTGTCGGACCGGTTGTCGACCACGACGACGTGCAGGTTGTCGAGGCCGAGTGCCCCGGCGAGCGCGATCGCCTCGTGGTTGCTGCCCTCGCCGAGCTCGGCGTCGCCGACGAGCACCCAGACCTGGGAGCCGAGCCCTTGCGCCTTGAGCCCCAGCGCGACCCCGAGACCGATCGGCAGGCCGTGGCCGAGCGAGCCGCTGGAGATCTCGACACCCGGGAGCAGGGTGCGGTCGGGGTGGTGGCCGAGGGCCGAGTCGATGCCGCCGAATCCGGCGAGGTCGGCCGGGTCGAGGAAGCCCTTCGCGGTGAGCACCGCGTAGTAGGCGCTGGGGCCGTGGCCCTTGGAGAGCAGGAACCAGTCGCGGTCCTGGGCGTCGGCGGTGGCGGGGGAGACCCGCAGCACCCGGTCGTAGAGCACCCAGATCGCGTCGAGGGTGGAGATCGAGGCCGGGTCGTGCTTCTCGTCGCCGGTCATCAGGGAGAGCAGCGGGCGCAGGTCGTCGTAGCCGCGAAGGGCGGTGGCGTTCATGGATACCAGCCTCCGACTTCAAGTGCACTTTAAGTCAAGGGCTAGAATCGGCTGCGTGACCCAGGTCTCGACACCGCACCCGGAGCGGCTGACGATCGGCGAACTCGCCGCCCGCAGCGGGCTCGCGCCGTCGGCGCTGCGCTACTACGAGGAGCAGGGGCTGATCGCCGCCGAGCGGACCTCCGGTGGCCAGCGGCGTTACGCCCGCAACGTGCTGCGCCGCATCGCCTTCGTCCGGGCCGCCCAGCGGGTCGGGCTCACCCTGGAGGAGGCCCGCGTCGCGCTCGACCGGCTGCCGTCGGAGCGGGCGCCCCATGCGGGG
This portion of the Allocatelliglobosispora scoriae genome encodes:
- a CDS encoding flavin-containing monooxygenase; translated protein: MIETDIAIVGAGFGGLAAAIRLKQRGHHDFVVLEKADEVGGTWRDNTYPGCACDVPSHLYSFSFALNPGWSDTFSGQAEIWAYLRGCVEKFGVTPHLRLGHTVGDAAWDERSQRWHVETDRGTFSARVLIVATGPLSEPSLPDIPGLATFAGTVFHSARWRHDHDLAGRRVAVIGTGASAIQFVPKIQPVVGSLTVFQRTPPWIMGRMSRPISRAEHAVYRRVPGAQRLVRTAIYWVRDASALGFLHPRINRLGQKLAEGHLRRQVGDPELRAKLTPTYVMGCKRVLLSNDYLPALTQSNVDVVTESIREVRPGGIVTVDGVEHEADTIIFGTGFHVTDSPVMQRIRGRDGRTLAETWTPTMRAYNGTAVAGFPNLFFLLGPNTGLGHTSVVLMAESQVAHVLAALDHMRRNGIAAIEPTEQAQRRYVERIDARMAGTVWATGGCQSWYLDSTGRNSTLWPGFATGFRLRLRRFRAADYAAVRLQQGAPL
- a CDS encoding SDR family oxidoreductase, which codes for MNLSGKTVFITGAARGIGAEVARLAAAQGATVAVAGLEPAKLSALAGEIGGLWFDCDVTDSAGLERAVAATVTATGRIDVVLANAGIANIGTVAISPVDALVRTLDVNLAGVFRTVHATLPHLRESRGHFLLVSSVAAFTALPGMAAYAASKAGVEQLGNVLRLETAHLGITVGTAHPIWIDTDMVRDFEADLPSFRAAKQRMPWPLGTTVTVQKCARLLVRGIEKRKRKVYVPGSIAVVQALRTVVLSAFADAVIRSGGRDLVPRMEAEVRALGRDFGAHAVGTARPEATP
- a CDS encoding alpha/beta fold hydrolase; translation: MTIAFDRRGSGPPLVLIHGIGHRWQAWQPVLDRLAEHHDVVAIDLPGFGASPVPVGGMPHGMAATVAAVGEVFADLGLDRPHVAGNSLGGAISLELAADGLAASATALSPAGFFTEAERRRALRILSRMRWSTFAPGVMMRPFLRSPRGRAVSFGPIVALPGQLEHDRAVGDALAMRRGKGFRAVVRASAGYAYAGTPACPVTVGWGERDHIFGVHQLDRARERLPQARHERLPGCGHVPMSDDPAAVARLILTTTGAVSA
- a CDS encoding ABC-F family ATP-binding cassette domain-containing protein; amino-acid sequence: MSQALLAHDLVRTLGTRRVLDGVSLTAAPGRRIGLIGENGVGKSTLLRLLAGADEPDSGTVVRPADLGYLHQELPFEPSRTIADVLDDALREAREDLAELDRLTGAIAVSADDPALLDAYAERLDRAEEHAAWDADRRAGLVLAGLGLGRLAHDRTVGSLSGGQRGRLALAALLIRRPAALLLDEPTNHLDDEAAAFLEGQLRGLPGVVVLASHDRAFLDAVCTDLVDLDPSIDGPTRFGGGYSDYLAEKRAERQRWERRFAEEQEELAELRQAVAVTAHRVAPGRGPRDNEKMGFGHTSGRVQNQISRRVRNADRRLDELSRDQVRKPPEPLRFRGLAPVAAAADGVLLALREVRVPGRLTLDRLDIAATDRLLITGANGAGKSTLLAVLAGELAAAGEVVRRRGLRVGLLAQDTVFDRPDRTVRETYATVLGPERAEAVPLTSLGLVAPRDLGRPVGELSVGQRRRLALALLVAEPPDLLLLDEPTNHLSPRLADELEEALGSGPGAVVVASHDRWLRSRWSGRTVELRADSPVGG
- a CDS encoding transketolase family protein; translation: MRNRFVETTADLLDHDPRLAVVLAEITAAAFEPVAARHPDRVINVGIREQLLISAAGGLALTGLRPIVHTISSFLIERPFEQIKLDLNHLDVGAVLVGVGASYDVAAGGRTHQSPGDVALLDTLPGWTVHVPGHADEAEALLRHAAADGDSRVYLRLSTQVNAAARPVAPGRFATVRTGRAAVVLAVGPMLDPVLAATEGLDVTVLYASTVRPFDDAGLRAAVGAASAEIVLVEPYLAGTSVPQVARALAAAPHRTLALGVRHEELRRYGTPDDHARLHGLDPAGLRAAISAFLPVHAG
- a CDS encoding thiamine pyrophosphate-dependent enzyme, which encodes MNATALRGYDDLRPLLSLMTGDEKHDPASISTLDAIWVLYDRVLRVSPATADAQDRDWFLLSKGHGPSAYYAVLTAKGFLDPADLAGFGGIDSALGHHPDRTLLPGVEISSGSLGHGLPIGLGVALGLKAQGLGSQVWVLVGDAELGEGSNHEAIALAGALGLDNLHVVVVDNRSDTHGWPGGIAARFVVEGWAAEEVDGRDHGLLAAAYTREHGGQPLVVVAHVESKK
- the soxR gene encoding redox-sensitive transcriptional activator SoxR is translated as MTQVSTPHPERLTIGELAARSGLAPSALRYYEEQGLIAAERTSGGQRRYARNVLRRIAFVRAAQRVGLTLEEARVALDRLPSERAPHAGEWARVATTWQHRIDEQIAELLTLRENLSGCIGCGCLSLRTCRIYNPDDAARAGGPGARYLLGDDHVAGN